One segment of Pseudanabaena sp. PCC 6802 DNA contains the following:
- a CDS encoding response regulator, with protein MLDKKVKRVLVIDNEEYIREVAQICLETVAGWEVITASSGQEGLAIAGAEKPDVILLDVMMPGMDGLTTFQYLQNDPATKEIPVILLTGRVQESDLEYYAALGIMAAISKPFDAIELAEKVAAPLGWSLAEKQDANV; from the coding sequence ATGTTGGACAAAAAGGTTAAGCGCGTTTTAGTAATTGATAACGAAGAGTATATTCGCGAAGTGGCACAGATTTGCTTGGAAACAGTGGCAGGCTGGGAAGTCATTACTGCCAGCTCGGGGCAGGAGGGTCTGGCGATCGCGGGGGCAGAAAAACCTGATGTAATTTTATTAGATGTAATGATGCCAGGTATGGATGGATTGACCACCTTTCAATATTTACAGAATGACCCTGCCACTAAGGAGATTCCCGTCATCCTGCTGACGGGTAGAGTGCAGGAATCCGATCTGGAATACTATGCCGCCCTGGGTATTATGGCTGCCATCTCTAAACCATTTGATGCCATAGAACTGGCTGAGAAAGTAGCCGCTCCTTTGGGCTGGAGTCTAGCCGAAAAACAGGACGCTAACGTTTAG
- the rnc gene encoding ribonuclease III has translation MLELPKFQNRNLLLQALTHRSYSNESPESEDDNQRLEFLGDCVLGFLVGAMLYEYFPDLPEGELTRRRSALVDELNLTHLARELELGSKLRIGKGTERDGGRDAPSLLSDAFEAIIGAYFLDSGIDAVKLYVEQVFTPLIRNAPQYRSPIDAKSQLQEWVQSNFNGSLPEYRTVSASGQDHAKVFTVEVWIGDKCYGTGTGRSKKNAEKQAATDALSRLS, from the coding sequence ATGCTAGAGTTGCCAAAATTTCAAAATAGAAATCTGCTCTTACAGGCTCTTACCCATCGCTCGTACAGTAACGAGTCGCCAGAGAGCGAAGACGATAATCAAAGATTAGAGTTTCTTGGTGATTGCGTCCTTGGTTTTTTAGTAGGAGCAATGCTATACGAATATTTCCCCGATCTACCAGAAGGAGAATTAACGCGAAGGCGCTCTGCTCTGGTTGACGAACTCAATTTGACCCATTTAGCCAGGGAGTTAGAACTTGGGAGCAAACTCCGCATAGGTAAAGGCACAGAACGAGATGGAGGAAGAGATGCGCCATCGCTTCTTAGCGATGCCTTTGAAGCCATAATTGGGGCATATTTCCTAGATTCTGGCATTGATGCGGTCAAGTTATATGTGGAACAAGTTTTTACCCCATTAATTAGAAATGCACCTCAATATCGATCGCCGATCGATGCTAAATCTCAGCTACAAGAATGGGTTCAATCTAATTTTAATGGCTCGTTACCAGAGTATCGTACTGTCAGTGCATCGGGACAGGATCATGCCAAAGTTTTTACTGTGGAAGTATGGATAGGAGATAAATGCTATGGTACTGGAACCGGACGTAGTAAGAAGAATGCGGAAAAACAGGCTGCTACTGATGCATTGAGTCGCCTGTCTTAA
- a CDS encoding Eco57I restriction-modification methylase domain-containing protein, whose product MPTLRARLDRLGEVFTPPQWACWLIDRFQILDEWYSGASVADPTAGNGSFAIALCCEAVKRGYSLNHQNISRLFLAERQATLIEEFKQKFYNLFGLYFPEKNIVCTDVVLSPPCFTVDILIGNPPWINFADLPTDYKEILKPYFVAEGLVPDKRQVLLGASRMDLSALILKVCLSRLLNRNGKGFFFIPSSLFFGDDAHRGFRSYLAGTRSFRIEQIWDFVGVRVFDSVSTAYCAASFYLDRAPNFPIAYFRGDGLVWEQYHAVPLSHPSDPLRILQVSQPLGYPKLSLSKSKVDIPKEQQPRQGANTCGANAIYIFADKPAFLPDEFLYPLATKELFHRSPDRAYIEAQKWILIPYNRATGKPLTASEVQACADLWSYLLKHRLQLQSRKGALLGAQIARGYWWSLLGVGVYSFLPYKVMWESYGERIFNPTIISTCDGKPWQGNQAMHAFIPCRDRAQAEEILAQLQSTEFQTTLTELNGAGKRNWAQPGKIKKLLSLYCSRS is encoded by the coding sequence ATGCCAACTTTACGTGCGCGGCTCGATCGCCTTGGGGAAGTATTTACTCCCCCCCAATGGGCATGTTGGCTGATCGATCGGTTCCAAATTCTAGACGAATGGTATTCGGGTGCATCTGTCGCAGACCCTACGGCAGGCAATGGATCCTTTGCGATCGCGCTTTGCTGCGAAGCTGTCAAACGAGGTTACAGCCTTAACCATCAGAATATTTCAAGGCTATTTCTTGCCGAACGCCAAGCAACGCTAATTGAGGAGTTTAAGCAGAAGTTTTACAACCTGTTCGGTTTATATTTCCCCGAAAAAAACATAGTTTGTACCGATGTAGTACTTTCTCCCCCTTGTTTTACTGTAGATATACTGATAGGTAACCCCCCCTGGATCAATTTTGCCGACCTACCAACAGATTACAAGGAGATCCTGAAACCATACTTTGTAGCAGAAGGTCTGGTGCCGGATAAACGCCAAGTATTGCTAGGGGCATCCAGGATGGATTTGTCAGCGCTGATCTTGAAAGTATGTTTGTCAAGACTTTTAAACAGGAATGGCAAAGGGTTCTTCTTTATCCCATCATCATTATTTTTTGGCGACGACGCGCACCGTGGGTTTCGCTCCTATCTAGCTGGCACGCGCAGCTTTCGGATCGAACAGATCTGGGATTTTGTGGGGGTAAGAGTATTTGATTCCGTCTCAACCGCCTACTGCGCTGCCAGTTTTTATCTCGATCGCGCCCCAAATTTCCCAATTGCATATTTTCGCGGTGACGGCTTAGTGTGGGAGCAATATCATGCAGTTCCCCTCAGCCACCCTAGCGATCCGCTGAGAATATTACAAGTATCCCAGCCATTAGGGTACCCAAAATTATCGCTCTCAAAGTCGAAAGTAGATATCCCTAAAGAACAACAACCTCGTCAGGGAGCTAACACCTGTGGCGCAAATGCAATTTATATCTTTGCGGACAAACCTGCTTTTCTACCTGATGAATTCCTATATCCTTTAGCGACTAAAGAGTTGTTTCATCGATCGCCCGATCGCGCGTATATTGAAGCTCAAAAATGGATATTAATTCCATATAACAGAGCTACTGGGAAGCCACTAACTGCATCTGAGGTGCAGGCATGTGCGGACTTGTGGAGTTATCTGCTAAAGCATCGTTTGCAACTACAGTCTCGTAAAGGAGCCTTACTGGGAGCGCAGATCGCACGAGGTTACTGGTGGTCATTATTGGGTGTGGGAGTCTACTCATTCCTTCCCTACAAAGTTATGTGGGAATCATATGGCGAGAGGATTTTTAACCCTACAATAATTTCTACCTGCGATGGGAAACCGTGGCAGGGGAACCAGGCCATGCATGCCTTTATACCCTGTCGCGATCGCGCACAAGCGGAGGAAATTTTAGCGCAGTTGCAATCTACTGAATTTCAAACAACTTTAACCGAATTAAACGGAGCTGGCAAACGTAACTGGGCGCAACCCGGCAAAATAAAAAAGTTACTTTCTCTCTACTGTTCGCGATCGTAG
- a CDS encoding IS3 family transposase (programmed frameshift), which translates to MSNKRKQYNPQFKAKVALEAIRGEKTISELVSQYEVHATLINNWKRQLLDEAISLFEKSSGAHKADESQQAEIDELYRQIGQLKVERDFLGQQVSTVGVEERKALVVSDHCELSMVRQCQLLGIARSSFYYQPQAPTEEELRLLKLIDQQYLETPFYGSRRMTVVLRQQGHEVNRKRVQRLMRQLGIAAIYPKPRLSQAHPEHQVYPYLLRGLAITDANQVWCTDITYLPVLKGHFYLVAMMDWYSRKVLSWRISNTLEVRFCIEALQEAIAQYGSPEIFNSDRGSQFTANAFTGCLKASGVQISMDGRGRFYDNIFIERLWRSLKYELIYLIAFEDGIHLNKEVRKWFNWYNQERPHQALNYRTPELVYWERLSGSVSTGESFPKTT; encoded by the exons ATGAGTAACAAACGCAAGCAGTACAATCCGCAATTCAAAGCGAAAGTTGCCCTGGAAGCGATTCGGGGCGAGAAGACCATCTCGGAATTGGTAAGTCAGTATGAAGTTCATGCAACGCTGATTAACAACTGGAAACGACAGTTGCTGGATGAAGCCATTAGCCTGTTTGAGAAAAGTAGTGGGGCGCATAAAGCTGATGAGAGCCAACAAGCCGAGATTGACGAGTTATATCGTCAGATCGGACAGTTGAAGGTAGAACGGGATTTTTTAG GCCAACAGGTCAGCACAGTTGGGGTTGAAGAACGCAAAGCCCTGGTAGTGTCTGACCATTGTGAACTGAGTATGGTGCGGCAATGCCAATTGCTAGGGATTGCTCGTTCCAGCTTCTACTATCAACCGCAAGCACCCACAGAGGAAGAGTTGAGATTGTTAAAGCTGATTGACCAGCAATACTTAGAAACACCATTTTATGGTAGTCGTCGCATGACCGTAGTGCTGCGCCAACAAGGTCATGAGGTGAATCGCAAACGGGTACAACGGTTGATGCGTCAGTTGGGGATAGCAGCGATTTATCCCAAGCCCCGTTTAAGCCAGGCACATCCAGAGCATCAGGTATATCCCTATCTGCTGCGTGGATTAGCTATTACCGACGCCAATCAGGTCTGGTGTACTGATATCACCTATTTGCCAGTACTGAAAGGGCATTTCTATCTCGTGGCAATGATGGACTGGTACAGTCGGAAAGTCTTGTCTTGGCGGATTTCAAACACCTTAGAAGTAAGGTTTTGCATTGAAGCCTTGCAGGAGGCAATTGCTCAGTATGGCAGTCCTGAGATTTTTAACTCGGATCGAGGCAGTCAGTTTACCGCAAATGCCTTTACAGGATGTCTGAAAGCCTCTGGAGTGCAAATCAGCATGGATGGGCGTGGACGGTTTTACGACAACATTTTCATCGAACGGTTGTGGCGATCGCTGAAATACGAGTTGATTTACTTAATCGCTTTCGAAGATGGTATTCATTTGAATAAGGAAGTACGAAAATGGTTTAATTGGTATAATCAAGAGCGTCCGCATCAAGCATTGAATTATCGCACCCCAGAACTTGTTTACTGGGAAAGGCTTTCAGGTAGTGTCTCCACTGGAGAATCATTTCCTAAAACCACTTGA
- a CDS encoding response regulator — translation MKILVVEDDEFTASMLKTILSRQNYAVEVAVDGQSGRELVEAFDYDLVLMDYVLPKLDGINLCRQLRSLGYRMPIVLLTSRDSGHDKAMGLDAGADDYIVKPFDPEELVARIRALLRRGGAAVMPVLVWGELKLDPSTCTASYGDRPLQLTPKEYSLLEVFLRNHHRVFSCSALLDHIWSYKKPPSEEAVRTQIKGLRHKLKAVGADRELIETVYGIGYRLKPIAGADNQAGFESQEHPNEHATDSNPDRSTRQQIQAGLSSIWARFKHRVSEQVETIEKAAAGLEQRARNFEDVLASAIAESHTLAGSLATFGFHEGSRLSRQIEQILTKKKIFTSRETAELQNLVAALRLEIGRDLPPEHRLDSVNPSLDGSTLSDRDLPLLLVIDRDLQSVQELSLESNSWGIRVDIATNLAIALDKIERQTPSVVLLDLSVSDSIADSLSLLSSLSQRTPPIPVLVFSDRGNISERLEVAKLGGRTFLRKPAQPAQVLDAVSQILRRMESLTARVVAVDDDPKVLAVLRTLLEPWGLKLVTLSDPTQLLELLDAYVPDLLILDIEMPNLNGIELCQIVRNDSRWSSLPILFLTAHTDPQIVNTVFAVGADDFVCKPIVGPELVTRIINRLDRIKLIKRMAEIDPLTKVANRHTSTQTLEEYLHLAQRNQQPVCFAILDLDCFKQVNDLYGHAAGDLVLCHVGQLLNRSLRSEDSVARWGGEEFAIGMYGMTKQDGVQRLTTILNSLRSEKFTAPSGDRFQVTFSAGVAQYPEDGLDLQSLYLAADLALYQAKKAGRDRISPTNTEPKKESEERELYVGQKG, via the coding sequence ATGAAGATTCTGGTTGTAGAGGATGACGAATTTACTGCGAGTATGCTCAAAACTATCCTCTCCAGACAAAACTATGCTGTAGAAGTTGCTGTAGACGGACAATCTGGTAGAGAGCTAGTAGAAGCATTTGACTACGATCTAGTTTTGATGGACTACGTACTTCCCAAACTAGACGGCATCAATCTTTGTCGTCAGTTGCGATCGCTAGGATACCGAATGCCAATAGTTCTTCTGACGAGTCGCGACAGCGGTCATGATAAGGCAATGGGCTTAGATGCAGGTGCCGATGACTATATTGTGAAGCCATTCGATCCTGAGGAATTAGTGGCGCGCATTCGGGCTTTACTGCGTCGGGGTGGGGCTGCGGTAATGCCCGTTTTGGTGTGGGGCGAGCTCAAATTAGATCCCAGTACGTGTACTGCAAGCTATGGCGATCGGCCTTTGCAACTTACACCTAAGGAATATTCGCTCCTGGAGGTGTTTCTGCGCAACCATCATCGTGTTTTTAGTTGTAGTGCCCTTCTAGATCACATTTGGTCGTATAAGAAACCCCCCAGCGAAGAGGCAGTCCGTACCCAGATTAAAGGACTGCGCCACAAGCTAAAAGCAGTAGGAGCGGATCGAGAGCTGATCGAAACAGTTTACGGGATCGGCTATCGCCTCAAACCCATTGCAGGGGCAGACAACCAGGCAGGGTTTGAGTCCCAGGAACACCCTAACGAACATGCTACAGACAGCAATCCCGATCGCTCTACACGTCAGCAGATCCAAGCAGGTCTATCTAGTATTTGGGCGCGCTTTAAACATAGGGTCAGCGAGCAGGTCGAGACCATTGAGAAGGCCGCAGCCGGTCTAGAGCAACGCGCGCGGAATTTTGAGGATGTTTTAGCCAGCGCGATCGCGGAAAGTCATACCCTAGCAGGTTCGCTGGCGACGTTTGGATTTCATGAAGGTTCCCGCCTATCCCGACAAATCGAACAAATTTTAACGAAAAAAAAGATATTTACCTCGCGCGAAACAGCAGAGTTACAAAACCTGGTAGCTGCTCTAAGACTAGAGATCGGTCGAGATCTACCTCCAGAACATAGGTTAGACTCCGTTAACCCATCTCTCGATGGCAGTACTCTCAGCGATCGCGATCTTCCTTTGTTACTAGTAATTGACCGAGACTTACAGTCGGTGCAGGAATTATCGCTTGAGAGTAACTCTTGGGGAATAAGGGTTGATATTGCCACTAATCTGGCGATCGCTCTGGATAAGATCGAACGACAAACTCCCAGTGTCGTGCTGTTAGATCTGTCGGTTTCCGACTCGATCGCAGATAGTTTGTCCCTTCTCTCTAGTTTGAGCCAGCGTACTCCTCCCATACCCGTACTGGTGTTTAGCGATCGCGGCAATATATCAGAAAGACTGGAGGTAGCAAAGCTAGGTGGGCGCACTTTTCTACGCAAGCCTGCCCAACCCGCTCAGGTGCTGGATGCCGTTTCGCAAATCCTTAGACGCATGGAATCGTTAACTGCCAGGGTTGTAGCGGTAGATGACGATCCGAAAGTACTGGCAGTTTTGCGAACTCTCCTGGAGCCTTGGGGGCTGAAGTTAGTGACACTGAGCGATCCCACCCAACTATTAGAATTGCTGGACGCTTACGTCCCAGATCTACTAATTCTAGATATTGAAATGCCGAATTTAAATGGAATTGAGTTATGCCAGATCGTGCGGAACGACTCGCGTTGGAGTAGCTTACCAATTCTCTTCCTGACTGCCCATACCGATCCGCAGATCGTAAATACCGTATTTGCTGTGGGTGCCGATGATTTTGTCTGCAAGCCGATTGTCGGGCCAGAGCTAGTTACCCGCATTATCAATCGCCTGGATCGCATCAAGCTTATCAAACGCATGGCTGAAATTGACCCGCTCACTAAGGTCGCGAATCGGCACACGTCAACCCAAACATTGGAAGAGTACTTGCATTTGGCGCAACGCAACCAACAGCCGGTATGCTTTGCTATCCTCGATCTGGACTGCTTCAAACAGGTTAACGATCTCTACGGTCATGCGGCTGGGGATTTAGTATTGTGTCATGTGGGGCAGCTATTAAATCGATCGCTCCGCAGCGAAGATTCAGTAGCGCGTTGGGGGGGAGAGGAATTTGCGATCGGTATGTATGGCATGACTAAACAGGATGGCGTGCAAAGATTAACTACTATACTAAATTCATTGCGTAGCGAGAAGTTTACTGCTCCAAGCGGCGATCGGTTTCAAGTAACTTTTAGTGCTGGTGTGGCTCAATATCCTGAAGACGGTTTAGACTTACAGTCTCTATATCTCGCTGCCGATCTGGCTCTCTATCAAGCCAAAAAAGCAGGGCGCGATCGCATATCCCCAACAAATACGGAACCAAAGAAAGAATCTGAGGAGAGGGAATTGTATGTTGGACAAAAAGGTTAA